The following are from one region of the Methanomassiliicoccales archaeon LGM-DZ1 genome:
- a CDS encoding ISL3 family transposase, translating into MTLEQSMKFILGVETDQWKITAIRGGVEDDVKVTHIDMDFIGDPGICPECGCRRSIHDARVRVWRHANLDDTVCYIHAAIPRCMCPKCGKITQADIPWADQRVSYTKRFMEAAIEHMAQMSLAAASRLLKVSWKVLDDIVGAVVDRHLDSMDLSGLRRIRVDETAAKKHHKYITAVTDADTGDIVFITKGKDSDTIREFAVWLCEHDGDPRAIELIATDFGDAFIAGAKEYLPNAEPVYDPFHLVQIANRHLDRDRASTQINGQRRKSVRYALLKNPENLRPDEMHELMDITKDNELVGTSYQMKESLRQVFDYSYEQIDLARAHLVRWAQWAAEEGSAGFRALAKTVKKHLEGILKAIETGINNGYQESLNGRVQLSKGLARGYGKEMRLGRIVFFRDSCRSL; encoded by the coding sequence ATGACATTGGAGCAGTCGATGAAATTCATCCTCGGGGTGGAGACCGATCAGTGGAAAATAACGGCGATCCGGGGAGGAGTGGAGGATGACGTGAAGGTCACCCACATCGACATGGATTTCATCGGAGACCCCGGAATATGTCCGGAGTGCGGATGCAGACGTTCGATCCACGACGCCAGGGTCAGGGTATGGAGACATGCCAATCTGGACGATACCGTCTGCTACATCCATGCCGCGATACCGCGCTGCATGTGTCCCAAGTGCGGGAAGATAACCCAGGCGGACATACCCTGGGCGGATCAGCGCGTGAGCTATACGAAGAGGTTCATGGAGGCGGCCATCGAACATATGGCACAGATGTCGCTTGCAGCGGCATCGAGGCTTCTCAAGGTGTCCTGGAAGGTGCTGGACGATATAGTCGGGGCCGTTGTCGACCGCCATCTCGATTCCATGGACCTGTCCGGACTGAGGCGCATCCGTGTGGATGAGACGGCGGCGAAGAAGCACCATAAGTACATCACGGCAGTGACCGACGCCGATACCGGGGATATCGTGTTCATAACCAAGGGGAAGGATTCCGATACCATCAGGGAATTCGCTGTCTGGCTCTGTGAACATGACGGCGACCCGCGGGCCATCGAACTGATTGCCACGGACTTCGGCGATGCGTTCATCGCCGGCGCCAAAGAATATCTCCCCAACGCCGAGCCGGTCTACGACCCGTTCCATCTGGTCCAGATCGCCAACAGGCATCTGGACCGCGACCGCGCATCGACGCAGATCAACGGCCAGAGGAGGAAATCCGTCCGTTACGCGCTGCTGAAGAACCCCGAGAACCTCCGTCCGGATGAGATGCATGAGCTCATGGACATAACCAAGGACAACGAGCTTGTAGGTACATCCTATCAGATGAAGGAGTCCCTCAGGCAGGTGTTCGACTACTCATACGAGCAGATCGATCTGGCACGTGCCCATCTGGTCAGATGGGCGCAGTGGGCCGCAGAGGAAGGATCCGCGGGTTTCAGAGCATTGGCCAAGACCGTGAAGAAGCATCTCGAAGGGATATTGAAGGCCATAGAGACCGGCATCAACAACGGCTACCAGGAATCCCTCAACGGCAGGGTGCAGCTGTCCAAGGGATTGGCGAGAGGTTACGGGAAGGAGATGCGTCTCGGAAGGATAGTGTTCTTCCGCGACAGCTGCAGGTCGTTATGA